Proteins from a genomic interval of Alosa alosa isolate M-15738 ecotype Scorff River chromosome 8, AALO_Geno_1.1, whole genome shotgun sequence:
- the LOC125299178 gene encoding uncharacterized protein LOC125299178 produces the protein MSTMDLHPHCSTCVNLHCPEPAHPGASCQLTSCPLACGAAFHSCKASEHRLLCPLEPVACPSRAYGCPLTMPRARVAQHLSVCPASVVRCRNTHFPNMQHTAGAHTLVLAASTPDEHSADTYTASVHCTDANTSNTNVPLTHSNFIQASSTQTQNVNLCKITSGINFKDIPEDPIHKRNKSLPNGEYVLCNSVTNVSKDLDQSVTEAASTRKPITTAAAKTDNHLDQSDRAETNKGGSEGQCGGTSADATPGTHRSACESSASGEEECPMSGPLSDLDAFPPCYDREARLLLLQRFLPPELSARLADTPANHGGEPAQEENQPMEECSTTADHAGLVKPGTITTTTENMEGSPGEAHWTQEPLNATPTTTTAEMPSQTAPILGTQTGTLVSPGPCQHPGEPPGMCGHLFRRDEFLWHSRNVHADLDLLERACPLSTYGCPVTQRQLCASTGGGRTRAHLVYDARLGAYGLRPISPPGPAAVTPDPLGHDRLSTLPLELLRHLLGYLDGFSLNQLALASGRMREVCASLLRARGIVLLRWAQCPHNDTDHAGARRWRVQEKVWRFSMAFSCVESWDLVEAPSLSNHLQCCLWNQVERPLEARALPCMSSTAELERQKPIRAYPPAGRNASALFHSLTAVESPDSGCR, from the exons atgtCAACGATGGATCTCCATCCCCACTGCTCCACATGCGTGAACCTCCACTGCCCGGAGCCGGCTCACCCGGGCGCTTCCTGTCAACTCACTTCCTGCCCGCTGGCATGCGGGGCGGCGTTCCACAGCTGCAAGGCGTCCGAGCACCGTCTCCTATGCCCGCTGGAGCCCGTGGCATGCCCGAGCCGGGCTTACGGGTGCCCGCTCACCATGCCCCGTGCCCGCGTAGCACAGCACCTCTCCGTCTGTCCAGCCAGTGTGGTGCGgtgcagaaacacacatttTCCCAACATGCAACACAccgcaggtgcacacacactcgtgctTGCCGCAAGCACGCCCGACGAACACtctgcagacacatacactgcaAGTGTTCACTGCACCGATGCAAACACCTCGAATACAAATgtccccctcacacactctaACTTCATACAGGCGTCAAGCACTCAGACACAAAATGTAAACTTGTGTAAAATTACGTCAGGGATTAATTTCAAGGATATTCCAGAAGACCCAATTCACAAGAGGAACAAAAGCCTCCCTAATGGAGAATATGTTCTCTGCAACAGCGTCACCAATGTAAGTAAGGACCTGGACCAGAGCGTCACTGAAGCTGCTTCAACCAGAAAACCAATCACAACAGCGGCTGCAAAGACGGACAACCACCTTGACCAATCAGACAGAGCTGAGACCAACAAAGGCGGGAGTGAGGGCCAATGTGGAGGCACATCTGCTGATGCCACGCCTGGCACACACCGGTCCGCTTGTGAGAGCAGTGCATCAGGGGAAGAGGAGTGCCCTATGAGTGGACCCCTGAGCGATCTGGACGCCTTCCCTCCGTGTTATGACCGCGAGgccaggctgctgctgctgcaacgcTTCCTCCCTCCAGAGCTCAGTGCCCGATTGGCTGACACGCCCGCCAATCATGGTGGCGAACCAGCCCAGGAGGAGAACCAACCAATGGAAGAGTGCTCCACCACAGCCGACCACGCAGGATTGGTCAAACCCgggaccatcaccaccacaactGAAAACATGGAGGGATCACCAGGAGAGGCACACTGGACGCAAGAACCCCTCAACGCTACTCCGACCACCACCACAGCTGAGATGCCATCCCAAACGGCACCCATCCTAGGGACTCAGACGGGCACCTTAGTGTCTCCAGGCCCATGCCAACACCCTGGCGAGCCCCCTGGCATGTGTGGTCACCTGTTCCGCCGTGACGAGTTCCTCTGGCACAGCCGCAACGTCCATGCTGACCTGGACCTCCTGGAGCGCGCCTGCCCACTGTCCACCTACGGCTGCCCCGTCACCCAGCGCCAGCTCTGCGCCTCCACCGGTGGCGGCCGCACCCGTGCCCACCTAGTCTACGATGCCCGCCTGGGTGCCTACGGGCTGCGTCCCATCAGCCCACCAGGCCCCGCCGCGGTGACCCCTGACCCCCTGGGCCACGATCGCCTCAGCACGCTCCCGCTGGAGCTCTTGCGCCACCTGCTGGGCTACCTGGATGGATTCAGCCTCAACCAGCTGGCACTGGCCTCGGGCCGAATGAGGGAGGTGTGTGCCAGCCTGCTGCGAGCCCGTGGCATAGTGCTGCTGCGCTGGGCACAGTGCCCTCACAACGACACTGACCATGCTGGCGCTCGGAGATGGAGGGTTCAGGAAAAG GTGTGGCGTTTCAGCATGGCCTTCAGCTGTGTGGAATCCTGGGATTTGGTGGAGGCCCCCAGCTTGTCCAACCACCTGCAGTGCTGCCTGTGGAACCAGGTGGAGCGCCCTCTAGAGGCCAGAGCCCTCCCCTGCATGAGCAGCACGGCAGAGCTGGAGCGGCAGAAGCCCATCAGGGCCTACCCCCCCGCCGGGAGGAACGCATCAGCGCTCTTTCATTCCCTCACTGCTGTGGAGAGCCCTGACTCTGGCTGTAGATAA
- the epm2a gene encoding laforin codes for MLFRFGVILTPERTDIEVLMVGSREEMGHWDPSKAVIMTPARIVLSTREPFLWVCEVQLKQPFLENFWYKFVKRVKGGELIWEGNGSHHDRCCVYEERNVVEGVHCNPIGHWIEQSGHTDEMKHTTDFYFGIAGEQAMHYSQIMPRVWLGSCPRRVEHVTMKLKRELCVTAVMNFQTEWDVINNSHGCRRDNAEPMTPETMTQLYSDCDMSYVWIPTPDMSTEGRVRMLPQAVFLLQGLLGNGHTVYVHCNAGVGRSTAAVCGLLMYVLGWSVRRAQYHLCARRPAVYIDEEALLRAQGDYYRKFGRAQSSPCLVEE; via the exons ATGTTGTTTCGATTCGGCGTTATTTTAACTCCCGAGCGTACCGACATTGAAGTGTTGATGGTGGGTTCGCGAGAGGAGATGGGACACTGGGACCCCAGCAAAGCCGTGATAATGACGCCCGCGCGCATAGTGCTCTCCACGCGCGAGCCTTTCCTTTGGGTCTGTGAGGTGCAGCTCAAACAGCCGTTCTTAGAGAACTTCTGGTACAAGTTTGTCAAACGGGTCAAAGGCGGAGAACTCATCTGGGAAG GTAACGGTTCCCATCATGACCGTTGTTGTGTGTATGAGGAGAGGAACGTGGTGGAGGGGGTCCACTGCAACCCGATTGGCCACTGGATCGAACAGAGCGGTCACACAGACGAGATGAAACACACCACCGACTTCTACTTTGGCATCGCTGGGGAACAGGCCATGCACTACTcaca AATCATGCCGCGTGTGTGGTTGGGCAGTTGCCCCCGGCGGGTGGAGCACGTGACCATGAAGCTGAAGCGGGAGCTGTGCGTAACCGCGGTGATGAACTTCCAGACTGAGTGGGACGTCATCAACAACTCACATGGCTGTCGCCGTGACAACGCGGAGCCCATGACTCCAGAGACCATGACACAACTCTACAGCGACTGTGACATGTCTTATGTCTGGATTCCAACGCCCGATATGAGTACTGAAG GCCGTGTGCGTATGCTGCCTCAGGCGGTCTTCCTGCTGCAGGGGCTGCTGGGAAATGGGCACACGGTGTACGTGCACTGTAACGCGGGCGTGGGCCGCTCCACAGCGGCCGTGTGCGGGCTGCTGATGTACGTGCTGGGCTGGAGCGTCCGGCGGGCACAGTACCACCTGTGTGCCCGGCGCCCGGCGGTCTACATCGACGAGGAGGCCCTGCTGCGGGCGCAGGGAGACTACTACAGGAAGTTCGGCCGTGCGCAGAGCTCACCGTGCCTAGTGGAGGAGTAA